Genomic DNA from Salinibacter pepae:
TAAAACCGGTAGCGGCCCGGCTGCCCCACCAGGGGCCGGCTTTCGATCTTGGCCAGGTCCAGTTCGCGGAGCGCGAAGACAGCGAGGCTCTTGAAGAGGGCCCCCGGCACATTTTCCTGTAGGACGAACGTGATGGACGTCTTCGGCTCGCCGGCCCCCACCGGGGGCGCGCCCGCGTCCGCCGGGGCCAGCACGAGGAAGCGGGTAAAGTTCTGGTCGTTGTCCTGGAGCCCTTCGGCGAGGACCTCAAGGCCGTAGCGCTCGGCGGCTCGTCGGGAGGCCACCGCCGCCGTTGTCGGGGCACCGGTCTCCGCCACCCCCCGGGCCGCCCCGGCCGTGTCCGGCGTGGCCTCCGGCGTCGCGCCCGGAACCTGGGCCCGGAGCCAGTCCCGGCACTGCCCGAGCGCCTGCTGATGGGACCGCACGACCTCCAGCCCGTTGATCGTCGCCCCCGCCGGCGCCATCAGACAGTGGTGAATGCGCAGCTGGAGCTCCCCGATGATCGTGACGGCGTGCGTGCGGAGGTGGTCGTAGTTGACGCGCACGCTGCCGAACACCGCGTTTTCGATGGGCACCACCGCACGGCCCACCGCGCCTCCCTCAACGGCCTCGAAAACATCCTCGAACGTAGCGGACGGATGCACCTCGGCGGCATCGAAGACGCACCGGACGGCTTCTTCGCTGAAGGCACCGGGCTCTCCCTGAAAGGCAACGCGATGGGCCATCGTCGTGTGTAGACCGCTGCGGGCAAAGACGTGAGACCGGGACGAA
This window encodes:
- the pheA gene encoding prephenate dehydratase, with amino-acid sequence MAHRVAFQGEPGAFSEEAVRCVFDAAEVHPSATFEDVFEAVEGGAVGRAVVPIENAVFGSVRVNYDHLRTHAVTIIGELQLRIHHCLMAPAGATINGLEVVRSHQQALGQCRDWLRAQVPGATPEATPDTAGAARGVAETGAPTTAAVASRRAAERYGLEVLAEGLQDNDQNFTRFLVLAPADAGAPPVGAGEPKTSITFVLQENVPGALFKSLAVFALRELDLAKIESRPLVGQPGRYRFYLDVHGDVEAEAVARALDHLREITMELQVLGSYPRGATYPDGAER